The sequence TTTACTTCCAACGACATTGGATATTGTGGGAATCAAAGCTCCAGAATACATCAAAGGAATTAAACAAGATATTATTCAGGGATCATCATTCAAAGCTTCTTTGGATAATCCAAAAGCAGAATCATTGCATAAAGTTCAATATTACTACATCTTTGGAAACAGAGCGATTTACAAAGATGGATGGAAAGCTGGAGCGGCACATTTACCAGATTCTTTTGCAGTGAAAAAATCGTTAGGAAGCAACCAAAAACCAGCCGAAAGCAATTTTGATGCTGATGTTTGGGAACTTTACAATCTAAATGAAGATTTTAACGAACGTAATAATCTTGCTGCGAAGTATCCTGAAAAATTAGCGGAGCTTAAAAAACTATTTGATGAACAAGCCAAAGAAAACAATGTTTACCCATTAATCGACTGGCAAGATGTTTACAATAGAAGAATCCACAATACTGGAGCTGACAAAAACAAAACCCTTTCAGACTTAATCAAACAGGCTACAAAACCTGGAGGAAGTTCAAATTAAGTATCGTCAACCTTACTAAATAAATTATCAGAGCTGTTAAGCAAATTAATGGCTCTGGTATTAAATCATAAATATAAATTCTACTAAATCCATAGAATTAGGATTATTTATTTTATTTTTACAACTACAACACTCTAAATCAAAAAGATATGAAACGAGTAGATTACGAAATCATCGGAAAAAAAATCATCGTAGGCGCGATTGTTTTTTTAGTGCCGCTATTTATTCTGGCGGGAGGTTTAGCATTAATTAATCAATTTTTAAAATAAGAAATCATGGCAATAGTTCAAAGAGAAAAACTGACAAGAGATTTGCTAATAAGTCTTTTTATATATTCATTGCCGGTAGTGGCAATTTTCCTTTATTTCAAATTAAGCAACAATTTGGTAAGCGAGTCGCATATTTCGCTTCCTGCTTTTTTAGAATTCTTAAAACCTGCTTTCGAGAACATCAGAACTTGGGGTCTAACGGTTTTTATGTTGGTTTTAGGAGTTATCGAATTTGCAGCAGGTTTATACGATGACGAATGGACTGGCGAAGAACGCAAAATAGATATCGTTTGTTTTCTTGCTCCAAAATTGCTTTTGCCACCAGTAATTGCATTTTTCAGCTTGACCGCTTTGCCATATTTGATTCCGAATTTGGCTAATTCACTTTCTTGGGTTCCATTCTGGGGAGGATTTTTCCTGATCGCCATTGCCGATGATTTGACGCAATATTGGTACCATAGATTACATCACCAAGTTCCGTTTTTATGGCGTTTTCACAGAACACACCATTCGGCACCATACATGGGAATGGCGATGGCTTCTAGACAAAACTTTATTTACACTGTTCTCTTTTCTCAAATTTATTTGACTGCAACTTTGACTTATTTAGGTTTAGGATTACCAGCTTTGTTTGTTTTGGTGATCAAAAGTTTCATCACTTTGGGAGCGCATTCAAGCATTGCTTGGGACAAACCATTTTATAAATACAAAGTTTTGCATCCAATTGCATGGGTTTTAGAACGTTTGATTTCTACTCCAGCAACGCATCACGCACATCATGCAGATACAAGCGGAGACGGCGTTGGACACTTTAAAGGAAACTTCGGGAATATGTTTTTCATTTGGGACGTCATCTTCGGAACTGGATTAATCACTCGCAAATTCCCAGAATCGTACGGAACAAAATCATACAAACAAGAAGAATGGTACGCACAATTTTTATGGCCAATTTTCAAATCGAAAAAAGAAGGAAGTTCTCTTGCTGAAGGTGTTTTATCACTTCCATCAAAACCAAAAGTTGTTGAAGAAACTCCTGCTCCAGTGTTAGAGCAAGTTTAATCTATAAAGACGATGAAAAACTCAACTTTCAAAAATAGTTTGACAGCAATTGTATTGTTACTTGCAATTGCTGTTTTTTCGCAGAATAAAAGCGAAAATACGTTGACTTTAGATTCTTTTTATTCGAAAATCCAAAGCCAAAAAAATCCGCAGATTATTGATGCTAGAGGCCCTGATGAATTTGCTTTGAATCATATTATTGGAGCGGTAAATTTCAATTTGGAATCTAAAGATTATGCAAAGCAAGTTGCAAAATTAGACAAGGCAAAACCGGTTTTTATTTATTCCATTGGAGCGGGAAGAAGTGTTCAATTGCAAAATGAATTGCTTAAAAATGGTTTCTCTGAAGCATATAGTTTAGAAGGTGGCATTGCAAATTGGATTGGTGGCGGAAAACCTTATTTTGCCAATTCCAAAAGCAAATTGACTCTGGCAGAATACAACAAAATCATTTCTGACAACAAAACGGTTTTGGTGGATATTGGCTCTATTTATTGCGGTGCATGCAAAAAAGTAAAACCGATTCTCGAAACCATAAAAGCTCAATACGGAAGCAACTTGAAAATAGTTGAAATTGATTTGGAAGACAATACACAAGTCATTGCAGATTTGAAAACGATTAAAGTTTTTCCAACCTTAATTTTATATCAAAATGGAAAAATCATTCTTAAAAAAGAAGGTTCTGAAAATTTGAAAAATGAGGTTGACTTAGCTCTAGCTTCTAAATGAAACCAAAGTTTGTCAGGCTGAGCGAAGTCGAAGCCCGCGCAAGTAACTCTGTAACGAAAATCCAATCTTTGTAGAGCTTCTTGCGGTCCTTCGACTTCGCTCAGGATGACAAAAACGTATTTATCCTACTTTATTGATACGTTCAAAAAATGAGAAAGATGCACTGCCGTGCATCTCTACAATAAAATCTTTGTCTAAAACAACTCACCAAAACATGGCAACCTATAAAAAAATAACCAAGATTGTTATACCCATTTTAATTGTTCTTTTTCTATTGGCATTATTCCTATTCTGGCCAATAAACACTGACGGAACTTTAATAAAATCAGATGAAAAACTTCTTGAAGGAAAAAGAGAATTTTTAGCTCAAAAAGATACCTCAACTTCTCAAAAAAAGCCAAATATTATTATTCTCCTTGCTGATGATTTAGGCAAATATGATATTTCATTATACGGAGCAAAAGAAGTTCCAACGCCTCAAATTGATTCATTTGCCGCTTCTGGAGTTACTTTTACAGATGGTTACGTTTCGGCTTCTATTTGTTCGCCGTCGCGCGCAGGATTGCTTACGGGACGTTATCAAGAACGTTTTGGACATGAATATCAGCCCGGCGATCGTTATCCAAAAAATAACTTGGAATATTATGGTTTCAAATATTTGATAAATACTGACGGTTGGCGATTAAATCCGAAAATCAACTATCCAAATGAAGCGTCTATAGCCACGCAAGGTTTGCCACAATCTGAAATCACTTTTGCTGATTTGGCGAAAAAACAAGGTTACAACACCGCGATAATCGGGAAATGGCATTTGGGTCACAACAAAGGATTTTTCCCTTTAGACCGAGGTTTCGATTATCATTACGGATTTTATCAGGCATTTTCATTATATGTTCCCGAAGATGATAATCCGGATATCATCAATCATCATCATAAAGATTTTACCGATAAAACAATTTGGGGAAATGGACGTGTCGGAATTGGACAAATTCGTCGCGATACCACTATTATTCAGGAAAAAGCCTATTTGACCGAAAAATTTGCTGATGAAGCTGAAGCTTTTATCGACAAAAATAAAAACAAACCTTTTTTGCTTTACGTTCCGTTTAATGCGCCACATACGCCATTTCAGGTTCGTAAAAAATATTACGATCGTTTCCCAAATGTAAAAGACGAAAACAAACGTGTGTATTATGCGATGATCAGCGCGCTTGATGATGCGATTGGAAGAATCAGAGCAAAAGTTAAAAAAGAAGGTTTAGAAGAAAACACGTTAATCATTTTTGCCAGCGACAACGGTGGCGCCGATTATACTTTTGCAACGACAAATGCGCCATTAAAAGGCGGTAAATTTTCGCATTTTGAAGGGGGAATCAATGTTCCGTTTGCACTTTCGTGGAAAGGAAAAATTAAACCGCATACCGTTTATAAAACTCCTGTAAGTTCTCTTGATATTTTTAGCACGATTGCCTCAGTTACGGGTTCTGGCTTGCCAAAAGATCGCGTTTATGATGGCGTTGATTTGATTGAAGTAGTAAACAATAATAAAGAAGCGCACAAAAATTTATATTGGCGTTCTGGCGATGCAAAAGCAATCAGAAGCGGAAATTGGAAATTGATTGTAAGCGGAAAAACTCATGAAACCTGGCTTTATGATTTATCAAAAGACAAATCTGAAACGACAGATTTAGCTTCAAAAAACCCAGAAAAAGTAAAAGAATTGCAGACTGCGCTTCAAAATTGGGAAAAAGGTTTAATCAAACCGCTTTGGCCTAATTTGACTTATTATGAATTCGATTTTGGAAAACAAAAATACTTTGTGGATTTGTAATTATAACTTTTTACAAACCCGACAGGTTTTAAAAACCTGTCGGGTTTAGCGCACCTATCCAAAAATTAATTGCCTCCAGCTTTAGCTGGAGGTTTAAAATTTGAAGTGCAAAAGGCTTTAGCCAAACTTTTTATTTGGCTAAAGCCTTTTCTATTCGCAAATCAGTTACCTCCAGCTGAAGCTGGAGGCAATTGAAATAAAATTTTAGAATAATCAAATTAAAAATAAATGTCAACTCAAACTAAACAATTTAATATTCACGAAGACTGGACCGTAGTAATTCTCGGATTTTTAATCATTGGGATTTCACTTTTTATCTTTCTTCCCGAAGTTCCCGTTTTCAGTTGGTCAAATAGTACCGATTTGAAAACGAAAATATTTGATTTTGAAAACCTAAAAGTTCTTCTGATTCAATTTATATATCTGATTTCAATCGGGACTTTAGGCGTTTTTTTAATTGGAAAATCAGTTAAATATTTTCTGCTGACTTTTCCATTATTGTATATTTTAACTTTGATTGCCTTAATTCTGGCGGGAAATTCGGCTATAAAATCTATCAATTTAGAAGCTGTCATTTTCAGTTTGATAATTGGTTTAGCAATTGGGAATTTCTTCAAACTTCCTGACTGGTTTCGCTCGGCACTATCTACAGAATTATTCGTCAAAATCGGATTGGTTTTATTGGGAACCAGTGTAATTTTCTCTGATATTTTAAAAGCCGGTTCGCTCGGATTAATTCAAGCTTTGGTTGTTGTTTTGTCTGTCTGGTATTTTGCCTTTTGGCTTTGCCGAAAATTAAAAGTCGATGACGAATTAACGATGATGATTTCCAGCGCCGTATCCATCTGCGGGGTTTCTGCCGCGATTGCAACTTCGGGCGCTATCAAAGGTGATTCTAAAAAACTGTCTTATGTCATTTCTATTGTTTTGGTAACCGCCATTCCAATGATGATTTTCATGCCGATAATTGCAAAATATTTCAACTTTCCTGAAGAAGTTACTGGCGCTTGGCTCGGCGGAAGTATTGACACTTCGGGAGCTGTTGTGGCTTCTGGAACTTTAGTAGGCGAAACGGCTTTAAAAATCAGTACGATTGTAAAATTTTCGCAGAATGTTTTATTAGGTTTGGCAGCATTTGCAATTTCGGTTTATTGGACTTACACACATAATAAATCGGCGGAAGCTTTAGAATCAAAACCTACTTTAAAAGTAATTTGGGAACGCTTTCCAAAATTTGTTATTGGCTTTATTCTAGCTTCTCTCCTATTTTCATTTTTTATTACTTCAGAAGTTCGCGATTCTGTAAAAGACAGTTTGAAAAATTTGCAAGGAATCTGGTTTGCTTTGGCTTTTACTAGCATTGGTTTAGAAACTAATTTTAAAGATTTATTTGCTAACAATAGTCGTAAACCGTTGTATGCTTTTTTATTGGCGCAATTATTTAATGTTATTGTTACGCTGATTATCGCTTTTTTCTTGTTTGGATAATTTCTTTTAGCCACGAATTCCACCAATTTTCACAAATTTAATTCGTATTAATTCGTGTAATTCGTGGCGGACTACCCTGTTTGTCATTACTAAACTTTGACAAAGTTCTTCCTAATCTTTTTGCCACAAATTTCATCAATTTCCACAAATTTAATTCGTGTTAATTCGTGTAATTCGTGGCAAATCATTTCGCTCTCACTTCTTTTTTCAAAAAAAAATCAAGATAAATTTGGTTTTTACAATATTAAACATAACTTTGTCTATAGAACTAGTAGAGTTTAATATTTAAAACTTGCATTTTGAAAACAATAGCACACAGAACGTCTTTCATTCTTCCTAAAAATTACGCCTATAACACTATTTGTTATATGTGTAGCTGTTGTTAATTCTCCTATTCGTTTGTTATGATTTTGCCTAATTCAAAATCGGAACAAACCCCACTTTTACTTCAATTTTATTTACAGCATATTTTGCAATTCGCTTCAAACGAAGTTGCTCCATACTATTATATCATTAAGAAAAAAAGGAATTTCTGCGGCAACAGAAAACCGTCAATTAAAGAACATTTATCACTTTCAAAACAAAAAAACAACAAACAAAAAGCATTTTAAAATGAAGAATAAAATTACCTCAATAGTATTTTCCGCCTTGATAATCGGAGCTACAAGTTTTACAAAAGCAAACGCTCAGAATACTTCAAAACCAAATATCATTCTGATTATGGTCGATGATATGGGCTATTCAGATTTAGGAAATTATGGTTCTGAAATCAAAACGCCAAATTTGGATAAATTGGCGAGTGAAGGTTTGCGTTTACGTGAATTCTATAATAACTCGATTTGTGCGCCAACAAGAGCTTCTCTCCTAACTGGCCAATATCAGCATAAAGCCGGAGTTGGTTTTTTTGATGTCAATTTGGGATTACCAGCGTATCAAGGCTATTTGAACAAGGAATCTTTGACTTTGGGAGAAGTTTTCCGTTCTGGTGGTTATAGCACGATTTTATCAGGAAAATGGCATGTAGGTTCTGAAGATCAGGCGCAATGGCCCAATCAGAGAGGTTTTGATAAATTTTATGGCATCTTAAAAGGCGCATCCAATTATTTTGATACAAAGCCTTTGCCTTTCGGAAAAACACCTTATCCTGTAAAATTAATTCGAAATAATGAAGAACTTCATCCAAAAGATGATTCTTATTATTTTACAGATGAAATTGGAAACAATGCTGTGGCCTTTTTAGACGAGCAAAACAAAGAAAACAAACCTTTCTTTTTGTATTTAGCTTTTACTGCACCACACTGGCCGTTGCAGGCAAAACCAGTTGATATTGCGAAATACAGAGGAAAATTTGACGAAGGCTGGGATGTTTTAAGAGAAAAAAGAATCGAGAAACTAAAAGCTAGCGGTATTTTGCCTGCCAATCAAACCGTTTCACCAAAAGATCCTGAAGTTCCAGAATGGAATAAATTATCGTACGACGAAAAACAATTCTGGAAAGCCAAAATGGAAGTTTACGCCGCAATGGTTGACAACATGGACCAAAATGTAGGCAAAGTTTTGGACAAACTAAAAGCGCTTAAAAAAGATAAAAACACATTGATTATTTTCATTTCAGATAATGGCGCTCAAGGCGGATTCAATACTTACAATCCACTTGGAAGAGGTTTGGTTCGAAATGACGGTCCAATTGGAACTTCGGGATCATTTGATTATCAGGAACAAAACTGGGCTTATTTATCAAATACGCCACTTCAGCAATATAAAAACAATATGCACGAAGGCGGTTTCAGTTCTCCGTTTATTGCTTGGTTTCCATCAAAAATAAAAGCCGGAAGAATTGATAAGGGAACCGGACATATTATTGACCTCGCTCCTACTTTTTATGAATTGGCTGGAATTCAATATCCAAAAGAATATAATGGTGTAACTGCAAACCCGCTTCCAGGGAAAAGTTTGTTGCCGGTTTTATTTGATAATGTTTCAGAAGTAAACCGAGGCGAACCACTTTTCTGGGAAAGAGCCGGAAATAGAGCTGTTCGTGATGGAAAATGGAAATTGGTTTCCATTTATCCTTCTTACGAATGGGAACTTTATAATCTCGAAACCGATCGTGGCGAAACAACAAATGTAGCACAGCAAAATCCGGGAATTGTGAATAAACTTTCGGCTTCTTATTTTGAATGGGCAGATCGCACTGGAGTTGTCGAATACAGCAAATTCAAACTTAAGCCAGAAGTAATGCCCGGTGGCGCATCTCTCAAGAAATAAAAATCTTTTTCTAACCATAAAATAATCACTATGAGTTCATTTTATCAAGAAATAGCAAAACAGCATCATGACTTAATTATTCTGCCTGAGAAAAAACTAATACATCAGTTTATAGATGATTTGTTTGTCATTTTATTTTCGAATACCTCAAAATCATTAGAATCTGAGGCGACAATCAAATACAAATTCAATCAATTGCAAAAACAGTTTGATGAATTGGTTTTGGATTTTTCGCCAAAAAGCGATCAAAAACTGCAAACTAAAATCTTTTTTGAAGCGATTCCGCATTTGCACAAAAAAGCATTAAACGATGCTTTAACCATATTTACAAAAGATCCTGCGGCCAAATCTCTTGAAGAAGTTTTATACTCGTATCCTGGTTTTTTCGCTATTGCCGTTTACCGATTTTCGCATCAGCTTTGGGAGCAGGATTTAAAATTATTGGCCAGAACAATTTCAGAATATGCTCATATTAAAACGAGCATCGAAATTCATCCCGGAGCACAAATTGGAAATGATTTTGCAATCGATCACGGAACAGGAATCGTGATTGGCGAAACAACAATTATTGGCGATAATGTACAAATTTACCAAGGTGTTACGCTGGGTGCTTTGAGTGTAAAAAAAGAGGAAGCCTTCGTAAAAAGACATCCAACGATTGAAGACAATGTTATTATTTACGCCAACAGCACCATTCTTGGCGGTCAAACTACAGTAGGAAAAGATTCTATTATTGGCGGAAATGTCTGGCTGACTTATACCGTTCCTTCAAATTCTGTTGTGTACCATAAAAACGAAATCAAAATTCGAGACAATAATCCTTTTCCCGCCCCCATTTTTTATTCTATTTAAAATATCAAAACTCACATGAAATATCAAAACATTTTAGAAACAATTGGAAACACTCCTCACATTCGATTAAACAAACTTTTTAAATCACATGAAGTGTGGATCAAATTAGAAAAATCAAATCCAGGATCGAGCATTAAAGACCGAATTGCCTTAGCAATGATTGAAGACGCCGAACGAAAAGGGCTTATTAATGAAGATACTGTTATTATTGAGCCAACTTCAGGAAATACAGGAATTGGGCTTTCATTAGTCGCCGCGGTAAAAGGTTATAAAGTAATTGTGGTAATGCCCGAATCAATGAGCATTGAGCGACGAAGAATTTTAAGTGCGTATGGCGCCGAATATGTCTTGACTCCAAGAGAAAAAGGAACTTCCGGAGCAGTTGAAAGAGCAAAAGAACTGGCTTCGACAATCAAGAATTCGTTTCTTCCTTCGCAATTTACCAATAAGGCAAATGTTGAAATTCATGAGAAAACAACTGCTCAGGAAATTTTAGCCGATTTTCCCGATGGCATTGACTATCTAATTACGGGAGTTGGAACTGGAGGACATATTACCGGAGTTTCTAAAATTTTGAAACAGCATTTTCCAAATCTGCAGACTTTTGCTGTTGAACCAGCATTATCTCCAGTTTTAAGTGGCGGACTTCCTTCTCCACATCCTTTTCAGGGAATTGGCGCCGGATTTATTCCCGAAGTTTTCAATCGAGAATATGTCGATCAAATTTTGACGGTTGACAAAAACGAATCGTACAATTTCACCAAAAAAATTGCCAAAGAAGAAGGCATTTTTGCAGGAATTTCAACCGG comes from Flavobacterium sp. KACC 22761 and encodes:
- the epsC gene encoding serine O-acetyltransferase EpsC, which codes for MSSFYQEIAKQHHDLIILPEKKLIHQFIDDLFVILFSNTSKSLESEATIKYKFNQLQKQFDELVLDFSPKSDQKLQTKIFFEAIPHLHKKALNDALTIFTKDPAAKSLEEVLYSYPGFFAIAVYRFSHQLWEQDLKLLARTISEYAHIKTSIEIHPGAQIGNDFAIDHGTGIVIGETTIIGDNVQIYQGVTLGALSVKKEEAFVKRHPTIEDNVIIYANSTILGGQTTVGKDSIIGGNVWLTYTVPSNSVVYHKNEIKIRDNNPFPAPIFYSI
- a CDS encoding arylsulfatase, with translation MKNKITSIVFSALIIGATSFTKANAQNTSKPNIILIMVDDMGYSDLGNYGSEIKTPNLDKLASEGLRLREFYNNSICAPTRASLLTGQYQHKAGVGFFDVNLGLPAYQGYLNKESLTLGEVFRSGGYSTILSGKWHVGSEDQAQWPNQRGFDKFYGILKGASNYFDTKPLPFGKTPYPVKLIRNNEELHPKDDSYYFTDEIGNNAVAFLDEQNKENKPFFLYLAFTAPHWPLQAKPVDIAKYRGKFDEGWDVLREKRIEKLKASGILPANQTVSPKDPEVPEWNKLSYDEKQFWKAKMEVYAAMVDNMDQNVGKVLDKLKALKKDKNTLIIFISDNGAQGGFNTYNPLGRGLVRNDGPIGTSGSFDYQEQNWAYLSNTPLQQYKNNMHEGGFSSPFIAWFPSKIKAGRIDKGTGHIIDLAPTFYELAGIQYPKEYNGVTANPLPGKSLLPVLFDNVSEVNRGEPLFWERAGNRAVRDGKWKLVSIYPSYEWELYNLETDRGETTNVAQQNPGIVNKLSASYFEWADRTGVVEYSKFKLKPEVMPGGASLKK
- the cysK gene encoding cysteine synthase A — encoded protein: MKYQNILETIGNTPHIRLNKLFKSHEVWIKLEKSNPGSSIKDRIALAMIEDAERKGLINEDTVIIEPTSGNTGIGLSLVAAVKGYKVIVVMPESMSIERRRILSAYGAEYVLTPREKGTSGAVERAKELASTIKNSFLPSQFTNKANVEIHEKTTAQEILADFPDGIDYLITGVGTGGHITGVSKILKQHFPNLQTFAVEPALSPVLSGGLPSPHPFQGIGAGFIPEVFNREYVDQILTVDKNESYNFTKKIAKEEGIFAGISTGAVLSAISKKLKDIPENAVILTFNYDTGERYLSVDELFD
- a CDS encoding thioredoxin domain-containing protein, producing MKNSTFKNSLTAIVLLLAIAVFSQNKSENTLTLDSFYSKIQSQKNPQIIDARGPDEFALNHIIGAVNFNLESKDYAKQVAKLDKAKPVFIYSIGAGRSVQLQNELLKNGFSEAYSLEGGIANWIGGGKPYFANSKSKLTLAEYNKIISDNKTVLVDIGSIYCGACKKVKPILETIKAQYGSNLKIVEIDLEDNTQVIADLKTIKVFPTLILYQNGKIILKKEGSENLKNEVDLALASK
- a CDS encoding sterol desaturase family protein yields the protein MAIVQREKLTRDLLISLFIYSLPVVAIFLYFKLSNNLVSESHISLPAFLEFLKPAFENIRTWGLTVFMLVLGVIEFAAGLYDDEWTGEERKIDIVCFLAPKLLLPPVIAFFSLTALPYLIPNLANSLSWVPFWGGFFLIAIADDLTQYWYHRLHHQVPFLWRFHRTHHSAPYMGMAMASRQNFIYTVLFSQIYLTATLTYLGLGLPALFVLVIKSFITLGAHSSIAWDKPFYKYKVLHPIAWVLERLISTPATHHAHHADTSGDGVGHFKGNFGNMFFIWDVIFGTGLITRKFPESYGTKSYKQEEWYAQFLWPIFKSKKEGSSLAEGVLSLPSKPKVVEETPAPVLEQV
- a CDS encoding YeiH family protein, translating into MSTQTKQFNIHEDWTVVILGFLIIGISLFIFLPEVPVFSWSNSTDLKTKIFDFENLKVLLIQFIYLISIGTLGVFLIGKSVKYFLLTFPLLYILTLIALILAGNSAIKSINLEAVIFSLIIGLAIGNFFKLPDWFRSALSTELFVKIGLVLLGTSVIFSDILKAGSLGLIQALVVVLSVWYFAFWLCRKLKVDDELTMMISSAVSICGVSAAIATSGAIKGDSKKLSYVISIVLVTAIPMMIFMPIIAKYFNFPEEVTGAWLGGSIDTSGAVVASGTLVGETALKISTIVKFSQNVLLGLAAFAISVYWTYTHNKSAEALESKPTLKVIWERFPKFVIGFILASLLFSFFITSEVRDSVKDSLKNLQGIWFALAFTSIGLETNFKDLFANNSRKPLYAFLLAQLFNVIVTLIIAFFLFG
- a CDS encoding sulfatase-like hydrolase/transferase → MATYKKITKIVIPILIVLFLLALFLFWPINTDGTLIKSDEKLLEGKREFLAQKDTSTSQKKPNIIILLADDLGKYDISLYGAKEVPTPQIDSFAASGVTFTDGYVSASICSPSRAGLLTGRYQERFGHEYQPGDRYPKNNLEYYGFKYLINTDGWRLNPKINYPNEASIATQGLPQSEITFADLAKKQGYNTAIIGKWHLGHNKGFFPLDRGFDYHYGFYQAFSLYVPEDDNPDIINHHHKDFTDKTIWGNGRVGIGQIRRDTTIIQEKAYLTEKFADEAEAFIDKNKNKPFLLYVPFNAPHTPFQVRKKYYDRFPNVKDENKRVYYAMISALDDAIGRIRAKVKKEGLEENTLIIFASDNGGADYTFATTNAPLKGGKFSHFEGGINVPFALSWKGKIKPHTVYKTPVSSLDIFSTIASVTGSGLPKDRVYDGVDLIEVVNNNKEAHKNLYWRSGDAKAIRSGNWKLIVSGKTHETWLYDLSKDKSETTDLASKNPEKVKELQTALQNWEKGLIKPLWPNLTYYEFDFGKQKYFVDL